One Peromyscus leucopus breed LL Stock chromosome 2, UCI_PerLeu_2.1, whole genome shotgun sequence DNA window includes the following coding sequences:
- the Edn2 gene encoding endothelin-2 produces MVSTPAAWCSIALALLWALHEGKGQAAATLEQPAPAPKGRSPHLRFRRCSCNSWLDKECVYFCHLDIIWVNTAGQTAPYGLGNPPRRRRRSLPRRCECSTARDSACATFCHQRPWPETVVTPSSRAPGAVLKTGKKWASEGDLLRKLRDISATKLRFARLQPEVTRESSPAHARRRKR; encoded by the exons ATGGTCTCCACACCTGCCGCCTGGTGCTCCATCGCTCTGGCCCTGCTTTGGGCCCTGCATGAAG GAAAGGGCCAGGCAGCTGCCACTCTGGAGCAGCCAGCCCCAGCACCCAAGGGCCGCAGCCCCCACCTGCGTTTCCGCCGTTGCTCCTGCAACTCCTGGCTTGACAAGGAGTGTGTGTACTTCTGCCACCTGGACATCATCTGGGTGAACACTGCAGG ACAGACAGCTCCCTATGGCCTGGGAAATCCGCCAAGGCGCCGGCGCCGCTCCCTGCCAAGGCGCTGTGAATGCTCTACTGCCCGGGACTCTGCCTGTGCCACCTTCTGCCATCAAAGACCCTG GCCTGAAACTGTGGTCACCCCAAGCAGCCGGGCTCCCGGAGCTGTGTTAAAGACTGGCAAGAAGTGGGCCTCTGAGGGAGACCTCCTCCGAAAGCTAAG GGACATTTCTGCCACCAAGCTCCGCTTTGCCAGGCTACAGCCAGAGGTGACAAGAGAGTCCAGTCCTGCACACGCTAGACGGAGAAAGAGATAA